One region of Maylandia zebra isolate NMK-2024a linkage group LG10, Mzebra_GT3a, whole genome shotgun sequence genomic DNA includes:
- the LOC143420733 gene encoding general transcription factor II-I repeat domain-containing protein 2-like: MSFSKCVCLICQAAIAMPKKGNVERHFRTVHGKYDTTFPPKSELRKKKVKELKSQLSGQQSFFTQQTSKAKAATEASFRVSHIIVKNKKSFQDGEMVKEAFVEAADSLFRDFKNKAEITSSIKALQLSRSTVTRRCEAMAEDLTQQLWKDIGDCQCFSLQLDESTDVSDTAQVCIFIRMVFTDITAKEELLTVLPMKEQTRGEDIFQSFKNFIEKTQLPVYKLVSITTDGAPAMVGRLNGFIAKCRQDDAFPDFLNYHCIIHQQALCAKMLNMKEIMNVATKTACSIRARSLQRRLFRAHLEKADCDHSELLLHTDVRWLSRGKFLQRFRELCPEIKEFFRVAGQAEYMQLNDGQWLLDLAFLTDLTNMLNDLNLQLQGKDKTVINMISSVNAFKRKMQHLSLKLQRHDLINFQNLASELEMQGMACLQLDSARYTEQIDNCLSEFDKRFQDFSLLEPVATFMCYPFREDADVDSLASKIAKLFHLNSSGVEDEILTLQADIELKSRDHGQFWNLLTESKYRSTMTDEHLEVCLRLAVSSYCPDYASLADSIQCKSSE, from the exons ATGTCATTTTCGAAGTGCGTTTGCCTCATCTGCCAGGCTGCCATCGCAATGCCAAAGAAGGGAAATGTGGAGCGGCATTTTCGAACTGTTCACGGAAAATACGACACTACATTCCCGCCGAAAAGCGAgctaagaaagaaaaaggtgaaGGAACTAAAATCCCAGTTGTCCGGACAGCAGTCAtttttcacacaacaaacttcaAAAGCGAAAGCCGCCACCGAAGCATCGTTCCGGGTGAGTCACATCATCGTTAAAAACAAGAAGTCTTTTCAAGATGGAGAGATGGTAAAAGAGGCATTCGTTGAAGCAGCTGACTCATTGTTCCGAGACTTTAAAAATAAGGCAGAAATAACATCTTCGATCAAAGCTCTCCAGCTGTCAAGAAGTACAGTTACACGGCGCTGTGAAGCCATGGCGGAGGATTTAACCCAGCAACTTTGGAAGGACATCGGAGATTGCCAGTGTTTCTCACTGCAGTTGGACGAATCTACGGACGTGAGTGACACAGCCCAGGTGTGCATTTTCATTCGTATGGTGTTTACTGATATCACTGCAAAAGAAGAGCTATTAACAGTCCTGCCCATGAAAGAACAGACGCGAGGAGAGGACATATTTCAGTCGTTCAAAAACTTTATCGAGAAAACCCAGCTCCCAGTGTACAAATTGGTGTCTATTACCACAGATGGAGCACCCGCAATGGTTGGCCGCTTGAATGGATTTATTGCCAAGTGCAGGCAGGACGATGCTTTCCCGGACTTCCTAAATTACCATTGCATAATCCACCAACAAGCGTTATGCGCTAAAATGCTCAACATGAAGGAGATCATGAATGTTGCAACGAAGACCGCCTGTTCTATTCGCGCCAGATCTCTTCAAAGACGGTTATTTCGTGCACATCTGGAGAAGGCTGACTGCGACCACTCTGAGTTGTTGCTACACACTGACGTGAGGTGGCTTAGTCGAGGGAAATTCCTGCAAAGATTTCGAGAGCTCTGTCCGGAGATTAAGGAGTTTTTCCGTGTAGCTGGACAAGCAGAATACATGCAACTTAATGACGGTCAGTGGCTGTTAGACTTGGCATTTTTAACCGATCTGACAAACATGTTGAATGACCTTAATCTACAGCTGcaaggaaaagacaaaacagtgaTCAACATGATCAGCTCAGTTAATGCTTTCAAACGAAAGATGCAACATCTCTCTTTAAAGCTGCAGCGCCATGATTTGATAAACTTTCAAAACCTGGCGTCAGAGCTGGAGATGCAAGGGATGGCCTGTTTGCAACTTGACAGTGCACGCTACACAGAGCAGATTGACAATTGTCTGTCAGAGTTTGACAAACGCTTTCAAGACTTTTCTTTGCTCGAGCCAGTCGCTACCTTCATGTGCTATCCTTTTCGGGAAGATGCTGATGTCGATTCACTCGCAtcaaaaattgcaaaactatttcaCCTGAACTCTTCTGGAGTGGAAGATGAGATTTTGACACTACAAGCCGACATTGAGCTGAAGTCCAGAGATCATGGACAGTTCTGGAACTTACTCACAGAA TCCAAGTACCGTTCCACCATGACTGATGAACATTTGGAAGTGTGTTTGAGGCTGGCCGTCAGCAGCTACTGTCCGGACTATGCATCCCTGGCTGATTCAATTCAGTGCAAGTCATCAGAGTAA
- the LOC105940415 gene encoding olfactory receptor 1-like: MTVLGNGFLLSLIWLVKTLHTPKYMIVFNMALTDLCGSTALIPKLLDTFLFDRRYIVYEACLSYMFFVFFFGGVQSWTLVTMAYDRLIAICFPLRYHSIVTKTSITSMLLFIWLVMLSLTTLVVGLINRLSFCDSVVVKSFFCDHGPIYRLACNDPSLNIIMANVVVSIGVFIPLIFISCTYVCISIALSKIASGEERLKALKTCTSHLILVAILFLPFVGTNIAVWTSYIHPNARIINSTLTHTLPALINPIVYALKTEEVMNAVKKLWKINNIRSPVTKW; encoded by the coding sequence ATGACTGTTTTGGGGAATGGCTTTCTTCTCTCACTTATTTGGCTGGTGAAGACACTTCATACTCCTAAATACATGATTGTGTTCAACATGGCTTTGACAGATTTGTGTGGGAGCACAGCTCTCATCCCAAAACTATTAGACACATTTCTGTTTGACAGGAGATACATTGTTTATGAGGCCTGTTTAAGTTAtatgttctttgtttttttttttggaggtgtGCAGTCATGGACGCTTGTCACGATGGCATATGACAGACTTATAGCAATTTGTTTCCCTTTAAGGTATCATAGCATTGTGACTAAAACATCTATTACATCAATGTTGCTGTTTATATGGCTTGTTATGTTGAGTCTAACAACATTAGTTGTTGGGCTTATTAATCGTCTTTCCTTCTGTGACTCTGTTGTAGTGAAAAGCTTTTTCTGTGATCATGGACCAATATATCGTCTGGCATGTAATGATCCATCTTTAAATATCATTATGGCAAATGTTGTTGTAAGTATAGGAGTCTTTATTCCGCTAATATTCATATCCTGCACTTATGTTTGCATTTCCATAGCGCTGAGCAAAATTGCATCAGGAGAGGAACGACTTAAAGCACTGAAAACTTGTACTTCTCATCTGATCCTTGTTGCTATTTTGTTCCTACCATTTGTAGGTAcaaacattgctgtatggaccTCCTACATTCATCCTAATGCCAGAATTATAAACTCAACTTTGACACACACCCTACCAGCTTTGATCAATCCTATTGTATATGCTTTAAAGACAGAAGAAGTAATGAATGCAGTCAAGAAGctttggaaaataaataatattagaAGTCCAGTCACAAAATGGTGA
- the LOC101479711 gene encoding olfactory receptor 1500-like has protein sequence MEFFNSAVGKNITFVKPAYFIISAFNGIANIRYYFVFLCFIYIFSVVGNTLLMIGIILDHTLRGPKHIGVVNFAFTDLLSSSALMPKLVDIFLFNHHHISYNDCLAFMFFCLTFFAAQAFNLVVLSFDRVMAIMYPLHYQMRISHKLILSLIAFFWLLAITIILTAVGLLTRLSFCDSVIIQSYFCDHGPVYRLGCNDLTPNRVIAHLAPVLVLWVPLAFIVGSYCCIGYSLSKTATCRERLKALKTCTSHLSLVAIYFLPALFIFTFGSTILPNARTVSLSLATVMPLTLNPIIYGLQTQEIKESLKKLLKVKMQFKISANK, from the coding sequence aTGGAATTTTTTAATTCAGCTGTTGGGAAAAACATCACATTTGTGAAACCTGCATATTTCATAATAAGTGCATTTAATGGCATAGCTAATATTAGGTATTACTTTGTCTTTCTGTGCTTTATCTACATTTTTTCAGTGGTGGGAAACACACTACTGATGATTGGCATAATTTTGGATCATACATTGAGAGGTCCAAAACATATTGGAGTTGTGAACTTTGCATTTACAGACCTGTTAAGTAGCTCTGCTTTGATGCCAAAGCTTGTtgacatttttctgtttaaccatCACCATATCTCCTACAATGACTGCTTGGCattcatgtttttctgcttgACCTTTTTTGCAGCTCAGGCTTTTAATCTGGTTGTGTTGTCCTTTGACAGAGTCATGGCTATCATGTACCCGCTGCACTACCAAATGAGAATCAGCCACAAACTCATTTTATCTTTGATCGCTTTTTTCTGGCTTCTTGCAATTACTATCATACTCACTGCAGTTGGTCTTCTCACAAGACTTTCTTTCTGTGACTCTGTGATTATTCAGAGCTATTTCTGTGATCATGGACCTGTGTATCGGCTTGGCTGCAATGATCTTACTCCAAATCGTGTAATTGCTCATTTGGCACCAGTTCTTGTTCTTTGGGTTCCACTGGCATTTATCGTGGGAAGTTACTGCTGTATTGGTTATTCTTTGTCAAAAACTGCTACATGTAGGGAAAGACTAAAGGCTTTAAAAACCTGCACAAGTCACCTTTCATTAGTGGCAATTTATTTCCTCCCTGCACTATTTATCTTTACCTTTGGGAGTACAATACTTCCAAATGCAAGGACTGTAAGTCTGTCTTTGGCCACTGTCATGCCTTTGACTTTAAATCCAATAATCTATGGTCTTCAGACACAGGAAATCAAAGAATCGTTGAAGAAGTTATTAAAAgttaaaatgcaatttaaaatttctgcaaacaaataa